AAAAACTCTATTTGACGAGAGTTTTGTCGCACGTGGAAGGCGATGTCTTCTTCCCGGAGTGGAACGATAAGTTCCAGAAAGAGAGCGCAGAATCCTTCCCGGCAGACGAAAAAAACGACTTCCCGACAACCTTTGAAATTTGGGTACGAAAAAAATAAGGTTCTATTGCCCTTAGAATAACTTATTATATACTAGAGATGTTGTTGAGGAATGGAAAGAAAATACTTAGACTTCTCATTGCAGTGCTTGCCGCTGTAGTGGTTGTTCTATTTGTTGTCAGTTTTAATGGCATGTGCCGTCATGGTTCGTGCAACAATGTCATCGCTCTTAACGATGGCTGGTCCATTTCTTTTGGCGGCATTCATCTTCCGCCGATGGAACATGTCTCCGATTTCCGAGTTCCCTCAAATATTCAGCCCGGCGATACGATTATCTACGAGCGCGACATGCGGAACGATTCAATTCCCTTGCCGACAACGCTTCGATTCCATGCGTATCACGTTGCAGTAGCTGTCTATGTTGACAGTGTTTGCTATTACCGTTATGGTTTTGAACGCTTTAAAGAGGGAAAACTGGTCGGTAGCGGCATCCACCTTGTAAATATGCCGGAATTTCTTGACGACCATGTCATTCGCGTGGTGACGATTGTGACCGAAAAAGCGGCCGCAAAATCTGTGGCGCAGATTGAACTTTTGCGTTCAAATAGCATGACTGACTATTTTTCGCAAAATTCTGATTCCATTACCATTGGCATATTCCTAATGTTTTTCGGGATGATTGCCTTTATTACAGGCTGCTGTGCCGTCGGCTTTGACAGGGCTTATTACCGCCTTGTTCTGATTGGCTTGTTTGCTGGTTTGATGGGACTTTGGACGCTGAATTACGCGAAGGGTATCCAGATTGTTTCCACGAACTATGCACTGGATACGACGTTGGAATACGTTTCGCTTTACCTTGCAGCAATCCCGTTTGGTCTTTTGATTATCAATATGCGTGCGGGCAAGATTTCGACCTGGAAGTTGAACGTGCTGAAAGTCATTGTCGGCTTTGGTGCGCTGTTCTTCTTGGTGACGACGATTTTGCATGTGACCGATATTGCGCATTACCCGACGTTCTTGCTCATTTACCATAGCTATATCTTTGTTTCGTTCCTGTTCATGGTGTTCTTCAAGGTCCTTTATGACCGCGGTGCCGGAATGCAAGAGAAAATTCTTGCGTCGGGAACGGTGGTGTTTGTGCTGTTTGGCATTGCCGATTTGTTCCGCTATAATGTGCAGAACTTGTTTGGCATGGAAAAATCCTTCTTGGATGCGACTTGCCTCCCGGTCGGTACGCTCCTGTTCATCTTGTTCTTGATGGTGGGCTATCTTGTCTACATGTACGAGGAACTCATGGACAAGACCGAGAAAGAAGTGCTCCGCCAGATTGCCTATCGCGATGCTTTGACGGGCATTTATAACCGCGCTAAGTGCGATCACATTTTTGAAGTGCTCAACCGCGATGATAGCGACTACGCTATCGTGAGTATCGACGTGAATGGGCTCAAGTACGTGAACGACCACTTTGGACATTCGACGGGTGATAAGCTCCTGTGTGCTTTTGCCGATGTGTTCAAGAACGCGTTTAACGGCATCGGGACGACTATTCGCATGGGCGGTGACGAGTTTGTGGCGATTGTCCGTGCAGAACACCTCTCGGATTTGAATACCGCTTTGAAGACTATGGTGCTTTTGGAAAAAGAAGCCAAGTTGCCGATTGAATTGAATGTTGCTTATGGTTATTCTGTGCGCCGTCGCGGAGATGCCGTGACTGCAATGGACGTTTACCGTATGGCGGATGCTAATATGTACGCCATGAAGCTCGCCTCTAAGCAACAGCGAATGGCATAAATTCACAAAAATATTCATTCTCCGCAATTTTTTGATTAGATTTTGAATGATGATTGAGTTCAATATCTTTTATAAGCTTGCGGCGGCGCTGGGTATCGGTTTCATTATCGGTATGCAGCGTGAAAACTCGTATTCCCGCAATAATTCAAGGCACCCCGCTGGGCTGTGCTCGTTTTCGATTGTGAGCCTTTGTGGCGCCTTGTCTTGCTATTTGGGCGACCTGATGGGTTCGATTGTTCCCTTTGTTGTAGGGCTTGTGATTGTCGGGCTTTTGCTTGTGGCAAGCCATATTGCGTACGGCCTTTCGAACCAGAATAATGGAGGGCCTGCGGGGGTCACGACGAGTGCGGCGCTTATCATGATTTATTTCTTGGGGGCGCTTTGCTGGTTCAACCGGCTCTTAGAAGCGTGTATCCTCATGATTGTGCTTTTGTGGCTGTTGGCGGTCAAGCGGCAGCTTCACGATTTTGCGAAAAAGATTTCGACCGAAGACATTATCGCGACCGTCAAGTTTGCGGTGATTTCTCTCATGATTTTGCCGTTCTTGCCGAATCGCTCATTTGGCCCGGCGGGGCTTGAAGTCTTGAATCCGCATACGATTTGGCTTTTTGTCGTGTTCATTTGCGGCATAGGCTTTGTAGGTTATGTGCTCATCAAACTTGTGGGTCCGGGTAAAGGCATTTGGCTTATTGGGCTTTTGGGCGGGCTTGCGAGCAGTACCGCGCTCACGCTGAACTTGGCGGGGCGTAGCGTTGATAACGAACAGTATGCGGCGGACTTTACGCTCGGCATTGTGCTCAGCTGGTCGGTGATGTATGCGCGACTCTACCTCATTTGCATATTCCTGATGCCGTCACTTGCGCTCCCGTTGTTGGCGCCTCTGCTTGTGCCTGTGGTGCCGGGGCTTGGCTATGCGGCGTACTTGAAACTTCGAGAATCTAAGGATCATCGCCAGAAGACGACCGATTTTAACAACCCGTTCAAGCTGTTGCCGGCAATTAAGTTTGGCTTGGTCTTTACGGTGGTCATGTTCATCGCGAATGCGGCTCATGCGTACTTTGGCTCGGGCGCGTTGATGATTTGTAGCTTCTTGGGCGGTGCGGCTGAAATGGATGCTGTGGCATTCTCGCTCATTGACATGTGCCGAAAGGCGACTCTTGAACACCACAACTTGATTTTGGCACTCCTTTTTGCGAGCCTTGCCAATACGCTTACTAAGGGCTGCATGGTGTATTTTCTTGGGTCTAAGTCCATGCGACGCCCGATTCTCCCGGCGGTGGGGCTTATCTGCGGCGTGTCCGTGGTATTAATTGGAATTTACTCGGTGGTATAAAATGTCTGAAAAAATGAAATTTGCATTGACAATCGCAGGCTTTGATGGCTCTGCGGGCGCTGGAATTTTAGCGGATGTTAAGACGATGGCGCATTTTGGCGTGTTCTGCGAATCTGTATGTACTGCACTCACGCAGCAAAATGAAGATGAATTTGTGGCGCCTGGATGGGTTATCTGGGAACGCATCGAAGCGCAACTTGAAACGTTGTTTGCTAAGCGACAGTTCAAGTTCGTGAAAATCGGACTTGTCGAAAAAGCAAAGGTGCTACAGCGAATTGTAGAATTTGTCCGTGAAAAATCTCCGGATGCCTACATTATCTGGGATCCGATTGCTAGCGCTTCAGCGGGTTTCCACTTTATGCGCTCGGCTGAACGCGATGAATTTATGCCGGTGATGAAGCAGATTGATTTGGTCACTCCGAATCTGGATGAGTTTGGATTCTTGGGATTTGAACAGGCTGCTTCTCGTGGAAAGTTTGAATTCGGGAAGGATTTCGCCCTGCTTTTGAAGGGCGGCCATTCAACGGATGACGAAGCCGTTGATACATTGTGGGATAGGGATGGTAAACAGTACAAGTTCACGAGTCCGCGAATTCCGGGCAATGGTAAACACGGCACCGGTTGCCATTTATCCTCGGCAATTCTTGCAAACCTAGCGATTGGACATACGCTCCCTGAAGCTTGCCAAATGGCAAAGAATTACCTCACCGAGCTATTACAAAGCGGTGAAGGTCGACTTGCAAAGGATTTTTAATTAAAACAAAAGAAGCCTCCCGTTGGGGAGGCTCTTTTAATAAACTATTTTATATTACTTCTGGATGCACCTGACAGAGAAAGCGTTGTTCTCTTCGATGGCGCGTTCCGCATAACGTTCGTTGTAACCGCCGATGGTCACGAAGTTTGCGATGTAGGTCGTTTCTTCGGTGGCTGTCCAGAAGAAGGCGGATTTTTCCATGTCTTCGTAAGCGAAATGTGTGTCGCTTTTGCCAGACGCATTGAATGATGCTTTGGTTTCTTCGCAGTAAGGACTCCACATGTCGTTGTTGCCGAAGCAGATCCTCTGGCCTGCT
This is a stretch of genomic DNA from Fibrobacter sp. UWB13. It encodes these proteins:
- a CDS encoding MgtC/SapB family protein; the protein is MMIEFNIFYKLAAALGIGFIIGMQRENSYSRNNSRHPAGLCSFSIVSLCGALSCYLGDLMGSIVPFVVGLVIVGLLLVASHIAYGLSNQNNGGPAGVTTSAALIMIYFLGALCWFNRLLEACILMIVLLWLLAVKRQLHDFAKKISTEDIIATVKFAVISLMILPFLPNRSFGPAGLEVLNPHTIWLFVVFICGIGFVGYVLIKLVGPGKGIWLIGLLGGLASSTALTLNLAGRSVDNEQYAADFTLGIVLSWSVMYARLYLICIFLMPSLALPLLAPLLVPVVPGLGYAAYLKLRESKDHRQKTTDFNNPFKLLPAIKFGLVFTVVMFIANAAHAYFGSGALMICSFLGGAAEMDAVAFSLIDMCRKATLEHHNLILALLFASLANTLTKGCMVYFLGSKSMRRPILPAVGLICGVSVVLIGIYSVV
- a CDS encoding GGDEF domain-containing protein — translated: MLLRNGKKILRLLIAVLAAVVVVLFVVSFNGMCRHGSCNNVIALNDGWSISFGGIHLPPMEHVSDFRVPSNIQPGDTIIYERDMRNDSIPLPTTLRFHAYHVAVAVYVDSVCYYRYGFERFKEGKLVGSGIHLVNMPEFLDDHVIRVVTIVTEKAAAKSVAQIELLRSNSMTDYFSQNSDSITIGIFLMFFGMIAFITGCCAVGFDRAYYRLVLIGLFAGLMGLWTLNYAKGIQIVSTNYALDTTLEYVSLYLAAIPFGLLIINMRAGKISTWKLNVLKVIVGFGALFFLVTTILHVTDIAHYPTFLLIYHSYIFVSFLFMVFFKVLYDRGAGMQEKILASGTVVFVLFGIADLFRYNVQNLFGMEKSFLDATCLPVGTLLFILFLMVGYLVYMYEELMDKTEKEVLRQIAYRDALTGIYNRAKCDHIFEVLNRDDSDYAIVSIDVNGLKYVNDHFGHSTGDKLLCAFADVFKNAFNGIGTTIRMGGDEFVAIVRAEHLSDLNTALKTMVLLEKEAKLPIELNVAYGYSVRRRGDAVTAMDVYRMADANMYAMKLASKQQRMA
- a CDS encoding hydroxymethylpyrimidine/phosphomethylpyrimidine kinase, translated to MSEKMKFALTIAGFDGSAGAGILADVKTMAHFGVFCESVCTALTQQNEDEFVAPGWVIWERIEAQLETLFAKRQFKFVKIGLVEKAKVLQRIVEFVREKSPDAYIIWDPIASASAGFHFMRSAERDEFMPVMKQIDLVTPNLDEFGFLGFEQAASRGKFEFGKDFALLLKGGHSTDDEAVDTLWDRDGKQYKFTSPRIPGNGKHGTGCHLSSAILANLAIGHTLPEACQMAKNYLTELLQSGEGRLAKDF